The sequence GCGTAAAGTTTTCTTTATATAGCTTCAGTTAGACATGCTACAGCATACTAGAAAAGATACTCAACTGTCTATTTAGTTGTAAAGTTAAAATGATCTCTTAGCATAAACTAAACTACATGTTTGTATTGAGTAGCGTCATTTTATTACCCGACACTCAGTGAGTGCTGGGGGACATTTAAAAGGTCGTAAACCGTGACGAGCACATTAGCACATTAGCACTAAGCCCGAAGCCAAATCAGACTTGCGAGCCATCCCTTGGAGGAAAAGTTCGCAGCTTTCCCAGCGGAGCATGCGACTCTAGCTAACAAACTGATGACCGCCGAGTGCCAGACACACCGAAAAAAGTTGTTAATTAGCTGATTTAGTCGCGCTGGCACTAACTAACACGGAGATCCTTGCCTGGCAGGACCACAGTCCTGCGGTTTCCCGAATGTCGGCAGGAGAGGTTATGGCAACGGCGATGGCAATGGCAATGCAATGGCTTGAAGTTGGGGATGTGCTGTATGCGCAGCCGTTGTCATAACgtggaaattaaattaatttacaaTTTTGTTTCTGGCAGATTTTAATTGACACCAGAAAAACCGAATCAGCCAACCCACTCGGGCCTCCGGTGTGACATGAGTTCGTGCATAAATTTATGCCTGTCAGCAACATTGTTGAAACTTTTGCCCGCCCGTACTTACGGTCGATGTGCGCGTGACAtgcatttaattattaaataacgcaaaatttcaattaaatattaattagtttattattttaatgaaatattaaCTCAGAAATCAAACCCACCCCTCCCATTCCCTTGCTGCGGGCACATTTCAGGTGGCAAATACTCTGCAAATGTCACGGAAATTGGTGGATATCGCAATTCAATGCGGCTTCACATAAATCCCCTTACACAGGCCGAATTCGGGGCTTATCGGTGCGTGGCAAAGAATTCCCTTGGCGATACGGATGGCACAATTAAGCTGTATAGTAAGTATTTCTAAGAACCCCTTATAGTTGAGTTGCGAATTCAGTTGGGTTTCATCGCCAACAGGAATACCCCCAAATGCGGTCAACTATGTGGAGAACTTTGAGGCCAGGCACAAAGGTGAGTTAAAGAACTGTAATAACATTTGGGCATTACTTAGCTTTTAGAAAAATAACTAGGGTTGCCAAAATAAACGATAGCACTATCGATTTTTTcgattgttttaaaatttatcaAATATCTATGGCTTGGTTCATCTGTCGGTCAGAAAATAATAAAGGTgtggtattttttttaaaaacatatattaatatttgaGTATTAAGCTTaaattatacaaatattttaggtTTCTTACTTTTTATCATATGTCATTTATATTCTTAGATGTTAAACAATTTTCGATAGCACCGATAACATCAATGGTGCCCATTATCGAAGTTTTCCCAACTctagtaaaatattttcttaagaTGTTAGAAATTTCACACTTCAAATACCCTTCTTTCGAAcctgtttttaaaaatggggTTACCCAACACCAAAACGTAGGATAAGCGAGACAGAGCGCGAGAAAAGCAAAATTTAATAGCCACTTGGCATAAATTTAAGATGAGCTGGAAATACTCAACTTGGCGGGGCAGGATTCATGGGAAATATAAAGCTGGGCGAAAAAGTAGAAGGCGAGAAAAAAACGCATAAATAATTCATATGCCATGCAAATCCGTTTCAAATCGTCAACGCCACGGATCAGGATTCACCTGGCAGGCAGACGAGTGGAATGGGAAGTGGAAGCTGCTGTGGTTGAGGTCAAAGCTAAAAGTTTGGATGGGGGTACGGAACTGAAAGGCAGCAAACAGCGACAGGTCTATTATGAATATGCATCACGGCGATGCGAATCCTTTTTGGGCAGTAATTTAAAGATACTCAAATACTCAGCTTCTGTGGTGGCGAGGCCCTAATAAACTTAACCACAATTCAATAATTTCTCGTTGCACAGGCAAGAAGCGAACGAAAGGCTCGGAGTCCCATCATCCGGCGAGGGCCCAGGAGCACAGTGGCGAGGATACGGAAAATCCGGGAAAAAGAAAAGGTAAGAGACCGGTAGCAAAAGGAAAGCCGAGAAAGAGAGAAAGTGCGGCGAGTGCGGCGTGCCGATTAGGGTTATGGGCCATATTTCAAGCATTTGCCCTGCGGTTTGGGTCCAGCTTAACAGGCCACTTGAGACGGGACGAATGCCATAAAAAAGGGGACCCAGCTACCCCACTGTTTAACAGATTTTCACACTAATTTGCAAAAGGGAGAAAGGAAAGACCCCCGAAAAAGTGAGGAGTGACGGCCCACTGAGCAAAGAGGGAAATcgtagcatactttttggggCCAGATAGCAGGtaaaagttttctttattCTCCCTGAGTCTCAGGCAATAATTGTATATCAATAAACACGCTCGGCTTGGCTTTATGGCAATTTAATGATTTGTAAATACTTGGCCACAATCAAATAAATGTTTTCCTGGTCGTTGGTGGCCGAAAGTTGAAATCCCCGTGCTTTGCTTTTTTATCGATTAAATAAGTGGCGGGAGAAGAACTTTATTTTGAAGCTCAATAAATTAGGACCAACAAGGATCGTTGCAATGCTCCATTAAATCTTTAAGGCACTATTttgatataactttaaatacGATTATGGGGAattaaatagttttgaaaGTAAAGAAATTTAGTGTATTATTTTAACTTAAGATTTAAATATGgattaaaatgtaatatttcaAAACTCAATAGTTAGGAAAAGTTGGGAATTAAGTGTAAAATTATTTcaaataaattcaatattttttttttaaatcatagtaaaaataattgccttaacattttaatgatttttttatgaatcatagaaaaaaaaaattgccttTAACGTtgattaaatatattatttatatggcaCTAAGACCATATGACACCTCTTTAAGTTTTGACTGACTGGAATTATACTAAAAAGTCATGGCAACactttataaattaatttacaGATAATAGTAggtttataaataattatttagaAAACAATCTAGTCAGTTAGTCAAAATTTAAGGACTTTCACTTCGATTAGGTCCCAACTGTCCATTTTATTAAACCGACTGCTATCGCGAGTATAAGAATTCTTTATATCGTCTATTGTTATCAATAACTCAAAACGGAGTCATGGGTCttaaggtattaaaaaaatgtttacgaACCTAACATTGAAAATTGGAAAGTGCCTGTAGTTCTGGACTCATACCCACCGCAGGGCGGGCTCTTTCCCCCACCGACTAAACCATAGCCCCGACCTGGCCAGCTAATCAGTTCACTCAAAAGCCTTATCCAATTTCCGCTGGTGCCCCAACCATCCCATTAACATACGAGTGTCTCCGTCTCCATCTCCTCCTCTACCCACAGCCGATTTGAGTCTGAGTGCGGAGAGTATCGACAGCATTTACGGATCCTCCGCAGCAGGGACTCGGCGGCAGGACCTCGGCGGTCTGCTCGTCCTGCTCCTGCCAATGGCAGTGGCCCTAACCATGGTACTTGCGACGGGAGGAGTGATGAGGAAAACTCAGATGACACTGCCGCCACAAACACTGACGCATGTTTGACACAGACGCCGAGTTGACATGGACATGGAGTCGACGCTAAATCTGAACTTGCAGCCGGATCTGGAGCTCCAGTTGGAGCAGAATCTGCAGTCTGTGGCAGCACAATGATGATTGAGTTTGTCAATGCCAAACGCTGCTTGGCGCTGATTTATGGCTCGTTGCGGCTGCTTTTAGTTAAAGTTTGTCAACGCGGCATTACATATATCAATGCCATGGTTCAGTGCGCATCTGTAGCCAGTAAGCTAACTAGGCTTCCTAATTCCCAATCGCTGTTGGATTCTAGTTAAGGTTCTAGTTTCGGGCTTCAGTGCAAACCTTGTAAAATATCGCAGATTGCAAATGTACATAGACGTATTGCAAGGTTTTTGTATAACTCTAGGATGTAAAGAAATGGCAGTTGGCATGGGGTTATGTATTATATAGAGTTTGTAAAAACCAGCTGTGCGCATAAGGAGTTATATTATAATACCTTTTCATTTATGTTTATTTAGTTCTCAAAGTCTtcgaaaaagaaataaaatatactttaaaaaatattaaggtaAAAACTACCTTATACGGTATACGTAGCTATATCGCAAAACTGCAAACCGAAATAAATATCCGCCAAAAGCTTAACAGCTTTAATGTATAAACACAATGTATGTATTAATTAGCTCAGCAAATGGCTGTGTTTCTCGAAAACTTTAACCTTTAAAAATGCTAAATTTAATGTTCTTTACCTCGCTTCATtgctcctgaaatttaaaatgtttaacaaTGTTTAACTCTTTTTACCAATTTAATCACcgttctaaaattaaaataaatttaatgcGATTTCTTTTTGGTTTCATTTCAACAAACAAtcaatattaataaacaacaacaaaaaaaacaacaacggaAATCCATTTCAGTTATTTAAAGGTAATATAAAAAGTACTATACAGGCAGTAAATTTAATGCGAAAATTAATCTCACGATTAAGTGCGAATAAAGCTCTATTTAATATAGCTAAATGTATATTTCCAGACAAAATTGAATTGTTACAAAAGCAAATTATATCAGTTATGTTTACATTGCTATTAtaaacacatacatacatttgTCAAATATCAATATTAATGAATATTTGTAAGCATCACATGTACATGACAGTGTAAGCGAATTGCCGAATCGACaggaatatttataaaataaataaaagtttaacattAAAGTGTTAAGTAAAAAAATGTCTTTAAATTTTTGGATCTTGGGTAACAATATGGTAAggcaataaattttaatattaaaaaaatatatttttttaatttcaatcaAGATGAACCAATATAAAACGATATACACAAGTAGTATGCTTAAAATTTAGTTCTACGGCTTTTATACACCTtattcgtagagtaaaaggttGTACTAGATTACgcaaaaagtatgtaacaggtagaagaaagcgtttccgactctataaagtatataaattcttgatcaggatgaCTCGCCGACTGAGTCGAACTAGTATGAACGcgaagatctcggaaactatataAGCTagaaagtttatttcagcagggtgctacgcccactctaacgcccataacgctataatatttttaatattttgtaaaggTGTAAATCGGAATTTGTTCTGATTATCCTTAGCTATATACATCCCAAAAATTGCTGAAATTGGAACATTCAATTAAAAGTTCTTAACAAATAAAGTGTGTCATCTCGGAAACAGCCGATTTGTtgcatgcatatctccatctccctcgcactacctttagctgagtaacggatatTTTACAGTCGAGGCCGTCAACTATAGCATTCCTTCATGTTCTAATGCTTGAGTTGTGTAGCAACCATACCTATGTgattttaaagttattttgaAACATCAAAAAGTCTTAGGGAGAGCATAAATTACAAATACAGCTAACTGGGCACTAAAAAACCAAATTAAAAGCAGCTacaaatttcaaataaaacaaaaaattgcttTCATTAAGAAATCTTTAAGTGCTGGCTAGCACGCAAAACCGAACCATCAAAGCAAAGCCAAAATTAGAAAATACTACTCGGAAAACTCTTCAAAAAGCCCAGGCTAATAAAAGCCCTTTCCAGTCGGTGTGAGTGTAAGtctgagtgtgtgtgtgtgagtgtaaGGACTCGCCggcttgtgtgtgtgtgtgcgtgtgtattACGGCTagtttttattacatttgTTTCCAGGAATTTTCAGACATGCCAAAACAGGTGCAACCGCAGCACCATTCGGCTTACGTGAGTTGCTATTTGCTCCTTTTTTAGTGCATTTTCATGGATTTTTCTCTCACATGGTGTTTTTCCTGCCCGAGTGGCGGAGTGCCATGACCCATGGGTATATCTGACAGACATTTTTGCATATAATCCATATAAATCTCAAGGTTAAAGTGTTGTAAATATGCATTTACCCGACGGGCGATTGGGTAACGTTAACCGAAGCCATTGCCCAAATGACCTAAATATTTTCGATTTTAATAATGTCAAAATGTTTCTGGGGTATTATGTGGCCGACCGGCCTGGTGCAGTTGAACGTTGGCTGCTTGCTAAAAAAAATGTGATCAAAATTTAATTCTTTTGCATGGCAGGCATTCAACGATATTGGACAGCTCCCAACAgctctttaaatttaaagattgGTTGACGTAAGTATTAAAAGAGAAAAAATTCAGAAGGTTGCTGTTGCCAAAACCAATATATTAAATTGACCCAAATAGCCATCATGATATACATCATCACATACATCGtgatatactttttttttcaaaatatttaggGCACGTTAACAAGGGAaaactaaatttaaattcttttaatgagCAGAATCTTTAACTGATTGCCCAGTATTTTTTAAGGGAATACTTTAATATGTACAGATAGAGCGGCATCCAATGCGATACTCTTgggttttttatatttctgataagttttaaagatagtaaaactTTGATTTGATTTCAGATCAACCGCGgcacttattttttttatgggAAGCAACAACTTTATTTGGTAGAGGAGATTCTAcgcaaaatacaaaaaaactTAGTTTAATGTGTAATAAGAAATTTGTCAGCCAATTTTACCGAATTTAAGCAATGAAGATGAAAgtgtcaattttttatttaagtgaTGCCTAAGACTTTATGCCcttatgaaaaaaaaaagttgcataatttttaacaaatggcggatacaagtatttttttattttgatagtgtcaaaatacaaaaactcgcattaaataaaatatctaTTTCACGAAAATGTTCAAATGTTTTGTTGCAGCGGTCCTTATAATATTATTGTTTTATGACTTgaagtaaaaaataattattaatttttatattattttaatttttggataTAAGTAATTTTTCAAACCGATTTTCGCTCGATTTGGTTCTTAAATTACAAATGTATCAACGCCTCCTCCTAATACCTGGCTTGCTCACCTTCATTCTGTGAAATTCAATTAACAGTAAGCAATTACACAAGTTTAGATACGCTACCCGGAGCAAACTTATATATTAGCATAATTACAAGTATTTTGCGAGGAAGGGCGAGAGAAATTCAAGCGGTGGCGCCAGTTGTCGACAGAAAATGGCATCTGGCAGCTCAGAGTACAATTAACATTACTTAAATACACATTAAGGTTAAAGACGCGCAATTTCTTCATGTTTTGCGGCTATTTTTTCAGCGTTGAGTTGTTTATCAACCGAGGGGGTCCAAAAAATTGCGTGACGCACAAAAGGAAAGCATTTCAACACACAAAGTGTAGAGGGTGGGAAAATGCCGGGAAAGCAGGGACTCAACGTTGAATGCTGAACAGGAAGGGCAATGAAAATAAACACAGTAATTAAGTTAATGAGCATTTTGagatttattattaattttcttttgttctCCCCGAATCGTGGTgcaaaaaatcatttcgaaaCAATTTCTGTggttatttattataattatcgGCAAGCTTTCGCTTTCGTcctacttttttttttgccgccTTTGATTTGCATTTAAAACAAAACCGAATGGACAAAATGCGCTAATCCGCATTCTGTATTTTGTTTTACAataattgttttatattatttgtgGCTACGTGCGTGCTCTTAATTGTTATTTAAATGCTttgcaaacatttttaaatatttgcaggCAAGAAACATACTCCGAAAGCTTTTGTCGAAAATGGTTTGTTAATTTATGGGCAGTCGTAAAAATCAGTGCGGCATCAACATTTTGTCATTGTGCCAGCCATGATTACGCCATCCTCATATGAGAAGGTCCCCATTTAGCAATTGTCCCTAAATTTTACGATTTCGTATTAAAGTTTATGGCTTTGTAAGAAAAGTTGCACAGCAGTTGGGGGACAAGGAAGCATTCGTGACCTGGACAAAGTTGCCTACATATGAGTAATCCAACTGAATACAAAGCCACTatggaaaaaaatatacataaataaatacaaggGGTAATTGAAATAGACAAGCCTCAAAAGATCCCAATTTATTTATCATCATTACCATACAATTAACCAAACAAGTCTCATCAAAGGAACATATCTCAGGACAAGACATTTTGAATTGAGACCATTATCTGAGGCCCACAAAATAATGATAGTGCTAATGACGAGAGGCCTGAAAGCGATTAGAGGAGCTCACAAAACGTGTAAACAAATTGCCAGCTAACTAAAAGGACTAATCACCTGAAAGACCCTACcttcgcacacacacacacaccatcCCAAAGCCCATAAGCCCCTTTTCTTGGACCCTGCCAGATAGACCACATAATCATGTCCGACTCGCTCCCATCGTGTAAACAAAACTACAATTAATCAAAGATTTTTACCTAACGGGACCATATTACACGAGGCTTTGGTTAATTGCATAAATAAAACTCAGACGACCAGGGTGGATAGGAAAAAAAAAAGCTTAATTAAGCCTGCTCCACCACCTAGCGACTCCCCATGGACCtggcaaataaataataaaaacacaaattgACACAAACGCACACAATAATGGGGAGATGGGTAATGAAACAAACACGGCAATGGTCCACAAAACACAAGGACAGCAAAGGCAGCCAGGAAGTGCAGTGTCCTCAGACTCTGGGATTGGGGAGGGTGAGGTTATATCCCTCATAACAGCCCCAGGCCAAAGGTTATCGTTTTAAGTTTCTTCCGTGGGACGCATTGAGCACGGCTTTTATTAACCTTCTCGCAGTGTGTACGTTAAGTGGAGCCACATGGCACCATTCGTGGTTGCCGCTTAAACTATTTTAATTGCCATATTTGGGTCTGTGAGAAATACACTTCAATGCAAAATACACACAAATGCTAAAATGTTATGTTCAAGTATACATATAGAGTTTAAACAGGATCTTTTGGAATGTATAATGCGCTTTTCTTAATCTACACGCCTATCAAAATCAAATCGTTCTTATTTAATACTAAGCAAAATCAAGATTActtttttacaatttaatcTTCCTTGGAAAAGAGGTTTAAAAGTGATAAATAATGCTAATTATGTATAGGAAGGCAAGCTAATCAAGGGTCGGTAATTCTTTCGTGGATCTGtaataaacaaatacaacatACTCGTATAATTAAAGGTGCTGATAATGTTTATTGGTCAACTTGCGAAGCTAAAATAATGTGGGATCCACCGCCACGATccgaaaaacaaatatatagtAGGTTAATAATTAATTGGTTGGCCCAGCAACCCTAGCGATATCATCCAGACTTACTAAACCAGTTTCATCTTGAATGGGCGATGGTGTAACGAACTTATGAATGTCCCAATCCTCATCCACCCTAACGACTCCGTCCAGAGTCCTGCGGATCAATGTTGGACACCCACTGAACGGGATTGATGTAGATATTGGAGATGGTACCGCGCAGGGTATCGAATCCCTGGTTGAGGGGCACCGGCTTAGCCCGCTTGTCCACCTGCTTCATCCAGTTCTTCCAGGCGCCCTGGGAGCGCTCCCTGCGCTCCTCCTCCAGCTTCTGTTTGTTGTCCTGCAGCCTCTTCTGACGCTCCCTTTCGATCTGCTGTTGCTCTGCCTTGATGCGCCCCCACTCCTTGATCCTCTTCTTGGTGACCTCCGGCGGCACCTTCTTCACAGGACCAGCACTTGACCCCAGACCGGAACTGGATCCGAAGGCATGACCAGATCCGCAACCGGAAATTAAGCTTGAGGCTGAAGAGTTGCCCGAGCTCGACTGGCTGGAGGTCGTAGTCTTCTTGCGGAGAATCTGcatttgctgctgctgctgcttctgttGCTTTTGGTGCTGCTCCTCCTTGCGGCGACACCACTCCTGGAAGCGTTCCTGGGACAGTTTCTGGCGGAGAGCCGCCTCCGCCTCCCGCTTCTCCTGCTCCTTCTTGGCGGCCATCAGGGTCTTCTGCTTCTGGGCCGCCTTCCGCGCCTTCCAATCCTCGAAAGCCGCCTGTCCCTGGCGCTCCTTGTTCTCCTCCAGACTCTTGAAGTAGGTCGAAGTGTCAGAGGTGGCACTGGCCAGGCTCAGCGAGGGCACAATGTTGCTCCGCCCATCGGCGGGCTGGAGGGCACCGCCGTACATCTCCGACCAGCTGCAGGTGGACAGGGAGGATCCATCATGGAGGCGATTGCTGCCCCGATTACTGCCCCGATTGCTGCCCCTTGTGCTCCCTCCATTGCTTAGATTGTAGGTGCGACTGGATAGCTGATCCGGTTCGAGGTCCACAGGTGATCGCTGCCTTTTATCCTTTAAGGCAGACTTGTAGGAGGTCTTCCCGCTGAGGCCATCCAGTTTGTCCTGCTTGAAGAAGGTCTTGCTGCTGATGTTGTCCTCCATCACGTCCTGCTTGAAAAAGGTCTTGGCGCTAAGATTATCCAGATCCTCTGGACGCTGTGTCACTGTTGGCGTGCAGCTGTCAAAGGAGCTCAAACTCAGCACATCCTGGTCGAAGTTCATCACGGTCTCCGTGTCCGTGACAGTCGCATCTTCCCCCTTGCCCATGCTCTTCTGATACTCTACATCTTCAGCATCCACATCATCATCAACGGGATCGTCTTCCAGATCCTCGTCTGTATAGTTAATCATACCACTGCGCCTGGCATCGTtggcctcctcctcctccagttGATGACAAAAGCTGAGAATCGAATCCGTTTCACTGCCCGAAACGTCGGCTGGATCTTCCAAAGAGTCCTCAAATTGTAGGTCCGCATCTTCGTTATGATCCTCAGTCAATTCTTTGGATTCGGTATCCATTCCGCTTTCCATATAATTATCGTTCTCACCCTGTCCCACGTACCGCACGGTGGGAGCCCCGTAAGTGCGGTTCGTATAGCCCAGCACCGATTCCGAATCCTCGTCACTAATATCCGACAGGGACAAAGGACGCAGGGTGCTCCTTCCAGAGACCTGCTGACGATCCACCACCGAGCCATCGCTGCTCCGACGCGCTACGAAGGCCATTCCGGAGGTCTGCGAATGATCGACAAGAGTAATGGTATGTGGGGATGAATTCAGAACGGATTTCTCTCGATATGTCGAGACGATTTGTTGTGTGGGCCGAGTGTCTGTAGACTGATGATAGATCAATCCTAAGCACAACCGAGATGAGGTTCTAAGCACAGATTACTTGTGCGGGATAAAGAAAACGACATTTGAGAGATATGCGGCGGATACCAAACTATACCTACTTATCGATTATTCAGCTAAATAAAATGATACGAACTatataaaaaaagtaaaaacagTTTAATTCAAAATAGGTTTATAATATTATTCGCCCGCACGATTTAATGAACCTATTTTATGAAATGATAGTTAATAACCACGTAAATATTTAGTTTTTCGAATAacttaagaaaatatataaaacgtataattttataactttaaagtatttaaaaattttgtgataGTTGTAGGGGAAAAAATGGGATTAAAGAAAATCTTAGACGCTAACTGATTTGCTCTAAAACTTACTAACTCGTTCACTGATCTCTCTCGGGCTACCACGAAAGCAAAGCTAGAACATGTTGGGAATTATAGTGTCGAAGAATGGTTTTTAAGTAGTAATATCAGGAAAGCTTTTACTGTATCAAAATTAGTATTAATGAAAACCGAcattaacaaaatattaattgtGATTACAATTTTTATCCTGAATTTTAAccaatttcacattttttcTGCCTgtgccaaatgaactcgtttGTCCATACCGAGTCCATCGAGTACGaagcaaaatgaaaacattttaactaaTGACAAACAATTACTTAAACAACGAGTCGAACGACAGCGAGAAGGGTGAAACCGAAGGTAATTAAAACCATACACCACACACATCCAAACTTGTTGTGGGTGGGTTTTTGGGTGTTTGAGCGTAAAGTCGACGGCTCAAAAATCGTTTGTTTTCCCATGTGGGCCGGCGTGTTGGTTTATTCCCGTTTCTGCTCTCGGCCAGGTAATGAGCCTCTCTTTCGTTTTTAATGAGTCTCGGCACACACAGATATATACCTATAGATAGTACGGGGCCCACATGCGGGCACCACTCAGGTGTAATAAAAAAACTTATCGCCCTTGGCTTTTAGGCGCTTTCGGTCGGTCGCAACGTTTGACAAACACAATGAAATGATTTTGTACCTCGTTAATTGTTGTATCGTCGTTTACCATCGTCTTGGCTCTCTAAAATTAAATCCAAAAGGTGGGTGACACAATTAAGTTGGCCTTTTTTCAACGAGCTGCCAAATGACTTGTCAAAATGTGGGCGTGGCTGGGTGTGGGGATTGCGTGTGTGTGCCTTCTATTAAAGGCTCACCGTTCTATTTCGAGAATCAGGCCAAAtgataatgtttttaaaagccATCAGTGAGAGTAGTGAAAGGGATTTTACTTGGAAACTAACAAGTATGAACTTTGAACCAAATCTGTCGAACCATTATAAAATCAAACCAGCTCAAActgatttaaaatttatttctaAAGTCTCTCgaactattttatttgttaGGCCAcgtattaattatttttgaaagATATACAGTGTCAATAAAACCAATTTtagttaattttaaaaaatttacttAATGTAGTTATATTAATATTCTTCAAAAGACTTAAATATAACATTGGCAAAAAATAATTACCCTTTTAAAGTTACGTATATTTTAGCTTGAGCTGTCAATCAAtggaaaaagaaatatatttaagtatgGCACTTAAATACCatgttttctttaaataacAAATACAGCAATAAGTTGGTTTATACaagcttaaatttttaattagcaACAGATATACAGGTGGtggaaaacaattttattaaaatgtttttaattagCGACGAACTCAATTGTTGCATAGAATGTGGAGATTCCAACAAGTGGTTACACCACAATGATATGTTTCAGTTACACATTTCAGGCACGCACCcaataaaacttttatttataattataattatatttttacccattttattGTCACGGAGCAGGTCATTGATTATTGGACGATTGTTTGCTGGTTGTTGGGCTTTGGGCGCCCGTTTAATTAAAAACGTGACAATTTTACCTGTGGCCAAAGCGTCGCATATTTCATACGCCATGTGTGACCACTGACCGACTCGCCGACTGACGTTGTTGCAGCCAGGAGCCTCTACTTCCATTTAAAaacacatatacatatataaaatattgtttacaTTCATAACAAACATTTCACGTTTCGCCGGCGAATGTCGTTACATTTCACTTTCGCCAGCCACAAATTTAATTAAGTGTATGAATATGACGACGATGGTCGATGGGGCCACAGGGGGTTATTTTTCAATCAATGGAGCGTCAAATTGAACTGATTAATATTGCCTGGTTTCCAA is a genomic window of Drosophila suzukii chromosome 2L, CBGP_Dsuzu_IsoJpt1.0, whole genome shotgun sequence containing:
- the LOC108008686 gene encoding putative RNA exonuclease pqe-1, which translates into the protein MAFVARRSSDGSVVDRQQVSGRSTLRPLSLSDISDEDSESVLGYTNRTYGAPTVRYVGQGENDNYMESGMDTESKELTEDHNEDADLQFEDSLEDPADVSGSETDSILSFCHQLEEEEANDARRSGMINYTDEDLEDDPVDDDVDAEDVEYQKSMGKGEDATVTDTETVMNFDQDVLSLSSFDSCTPTVTQRPEDLDNLSAKTFFKQDVMEDNISSKTFFKQDKLDGLSGKTSYKSALKDKRQRSPVDLEPDQLSSRTYNLSNGGSTRGSNRGSNRGSNRLHDGSSLSTCSWSEMYGGALQPADGRSNIVPSLSLASATSDTSTYFKSLEENKERQGQAAFEDWKARKAAQKQKTLMAAKKEQEKREAEAALRQKLSQERFQEWCRRKEEQHQKQQKQQQQQMQILRKKTTTSSQSSSGNSSASSLISGCGSGHAFGSSSGLGSSAGPVKKVPPEVTKKRIKEWGRIKAEQQQIERERQKRLQDNKQKLEEERRERSQGAWKNWMKQVDKRAKPVPLNQGFDTLRGTISNIYINPVQWVSNIDPQDSGRSR